In the genome of Bacteroidota bacterium, one region contains:
- a CDS encoding PKD domain-containing protein: MKTNSLFLVLSFSLILLFTANEMSAQIYSTSNGGNWHNPQTWIGGTIPDGSNSVVITSVVSVDNTAFCNNLTVQPNGTLQNTGGSHTINVYGHASNSGIIQNYVNSLIMYVHGNITNSGVWSIHNTCLSGSADQTVGTYGGHIFTGANFTDNEVSSQVIADTDLVFDGTHIDLNFSNLILPAGYRISVSGSGVAFRDANIYGDNSILEMSAGTKIYFINGYNLIMQGTISIDDNNSHFHNYLINQGTIQNIGGSHSLSINGDFTNNGIVLNNVSFLTLYINGDIVNNGTWSNHSTILNGTSDQELSCLGTNYFSGSNFLDYEISSQIIGLSDLTFVGTNIDLDISTLVLNSGSTLSVTGSGITFRDAIVIGNNSVLEMSSGSQIQNIEISDITLQGILSIGDNDSHFYGTTISNATIQNTGGSHSLAIHGDFTNNGTILNAVSFLTIYIAGDIVNNGGWSNHSTVLNGTSTQNLTFSQGIVYTGANVSVNNLHTINALSDINFSGTNLDFNYNTLNLPANSRFTTTGDNLFMRDITIEGNYSELLMRGNHFQNATINNIVMRGLARVGDSNSSLNGKTVLLDTLDNHSSSHTLYINGDFENYGTIKNSVNYLTIHLNGDIVNHGFWDNYETRLTGQYWQEINFGPGIVFTGNNFINNNSSNDINVTSDIAFNNTNIDFNYANVTLPQNANISIEGNVYFRDGNLYANGAELYMTNGAQLANWNIYNIIISGVIQIGDSNIDFYTNAVNNGTIQNVGSSHSVNFHGSFTNNGNILNSVNFLSLFFQDDLINGGSIECHEVRISGYNDQHIRLIEDATINSNVNIYSNIAGYNYQWYVNGGVIPGASSGTLNINPLSSYNYGTLFCTTSTEVSRTITIQKAMQADFIANPASGSAPLTVNFTDNSISNFLITSWYWEFGDGSFSTSQNPTHIYTSPGYYTVILTISDSYVQNTEIKDKFIYVCTTPNVDFIFSDICFQDSTIFTDLSTSVNHFDSNIVQYASSVIDFSTEWDPIICGSQQILGQADVYPVYGDHEEAWTNSTPNGQREFIELGFAQAMPINAVWIYETLYPGTVDTVYVKNPNSGLWEIVWSGTASMQAQEARIFEVEFPVTAFDVSEIRIATNPFVTPYWSEIDAVAIVSLVGQFPYETVSYEWDIENDGIVHYTNAGDIKHLFATEGWHQVSLTVTNDGLCEDEIVKDVYISNPVVELGPDTTVCAGETVILDAGSGFESYFWSTGETTQSISVTPFISTNKMVEVTDSYGCIAFDYRVIYVNQLPSVSFSGLAANYCEDHQAVTLIGNPAGGVFSGSGILGNNFNPSLASVGIHDISYSYTNLNGCKNSEIQTTEVFALPIIFIGNDTNISTIETMLFDAGANFDEYLWSDGSTTQTIIIDGSILGAGIFDYSVSVTNLNSCVTNDSISIEVIGDSTYSQTINLSTGWSLFSTYIYPDYPNISDVLSLIVNDITIVKNENGGVYWPVYGINVIGDLTIGKAYIIKMLNSNTLTITGTAAIPEVTPINLQVGWRYLGYLRQAPASIVIMLSSIDGTFEIVKDDVGNVYWPLYGINVIGNLEPGKGYQIKMNTTTSLTYPANTANFSKSSIQILQPKHFKEIQNTGSNMTLGIPKTAWETEPLIGSEIGIFSDSKNYREGKLVGSSVYTGKNLAISIWGDDGYSQEIDGMIGKENFTIKIWNGNSVDVVEIESWLEGDEFYKTNKISIVEKLSIVNYQLSIIKLFQNAPNPFYQTTKISFYIPEKAFVEIELFNLIGEKIQTVDAKNYPAGNQSIIFDRKNLSSGVYFYKLTSNEFAETKIMNIE; this comes from the coding sequence ATGAAAACGAATAGTTTATTTTTAGTATTAAGTTTTAGTTTGATTCTTCTGTTTACGGCAAACGAAATGTCTGCCCAGATTTATTCTACTTCTAATGGAGGAAACTGGCACAATCCTCAAACATGGATAGGTGGCACGATTCCGGACGGATCAAATAGTGTTGTAATTACAAGCGTTGTGTCGGTCGATAATACTGCCTTTTGCAATAATTTGACAGTTCAGCCCAATGGGACTTTACAAAATACCGGCGGAAGCCATACAATTAATGTATATGGCCATGCTTCAAATTCCGGTATTATTCAAAATTATGTTAATTCGCTAATAATGTATGTTCATGGAAATATTACAAACAGCGGAGTTTGGTCAATTCATAATACTTGCTTGTCCGGTAGTGCTGATCAAACTGTTGGAACCTATGGCGGACATATTTTTACAGGGGCAAATTTCACCGACAATGAGGTGTCGAGTCAGGTTATTGCTGACACTGATCTTGTTTTCGATGGAACTCATATTGACCTGAATTTTAGCAATTTAATTCTTCCTGCCGGTTACAGAATTTCTGTTTCGGGCAGTGGTGTAGCCTTTCGGGATGCCAATATCTATGGCGATAATAGTATTCTGGAAATGTCGGCAGGCACAAAAATCTATTTCATAAATGGCTATAATTTGATTATGCAGGGTACAATTTCGATTGATGATAATAATTCACATTTTCATAATTATTTAATCAATCAAGGGACAATACAGAATATTGGTGGAAGTCATTCATTATCAATAAATGGCGATTTCACAAATAATGGAATCGTACTTAATAATGTTTCGTTTCTGACATTATATATTAACGGAGATATAGTGAATAACGGTACTTGGTCAAATCATTCTACAATATTAAACGGAACAAGTGATCAGGAACTTAGCTGTCTTGGTACTAACTATTTCTCAGGATCGAATTTTTTAGATTATGAAATTTCAAGCCAAATTATAGGGCTTAGTGATTTAACTTTCGTTGGTACAAATATAGACCTTGATATTTCTACATTAGTTTTAAATTCAGGTTCAACACTATCGGTTACCGGAAGTGGCATTACTTTTCGCGATGCAATCGTTATTGGAAACAACAGTGTTCTGGAAATGTCTTCAGGTAGTCAAATTCAGAATATAGAAATTAGTGATATCACTCTTCAGGGTATATTATCAATTGGCGATAACGACAGTCATTTTTATGGCACAACAATTTCAAATGCCACTATCCAAAATACTGGTGGTAGTCATTCGTTGGCAATACATGGCGATTTTACTAATAATGGCACAATTTTGAATGCTGTGTCATTTCTTACAATTTACATTGCAGGCGATATTGTAAATAACGGTGGCTGGTCGAATCATTCTACTGTTTTGAACGGCACTTCAACTCAGAATCTAACATTTTCACAGGGTATAGTTTATACTGGCGCAAATGTTTCAGTAAATAATTTGCATACCATAAATGCACTTAGCGACATTAATTTTAGTGGTACAAATTTAGATTTCAACTATAATACTCTTAATCTGCCGGCAAATTCAAGATTTACTACAACAGGTGATAATTTGTTCATGAGAGACATAACTATAGAAGGTAATTACAGCGAATTATTGATGCGTGGAAATCACTTTCAGAATGCGACAATAAATAATATTGTTATGCGAGGCTTGGCCAGAGTAGGAGATAGTAATAGTTCCTTAAACGGGAAAACTGTTTTATTAGATACTCTCGACAATCATTCAAGCTCTCATACACTGTATATTAACGGTGATTTCGAAAATTATGGAACAATCAAAAACTCAGTAAATTATCTAACAATTCACCTCAATGGCGATATTGTGAATCATGGGTTTTGGGATAATTATGAAACCAGGCTCACCGGCCAATACTGGCAAGAAATAAATTTTGGACCGGGGATTGTTTTCACAGGGAATAATTTCATTAACAATAATTCTTCTAACGATATTAATGTAACAAGCGATATAGCTTTTAACAATACAAATATCGATTTCAATTATGCCAATGTTACTTTACCGCAAAATGCCAATATTTCCATTGAAGGAAATGTTTATTTCCGAGATGGTAATTTGTATGCAAACGGTGCAGAACTATATATGACAAATGGTGCCCAGCTTGCAAATTGGAATATATACAACATCATTATATCGGGGGTTATTCAAATCGGCGACAGTAATATAGATTTTTACACAAATGCTGTAAATAACGGTACAATTCAAAATGTTGGTTCATCGCATAGTGTAAATTTTCACGGAAGTTTTACCAATAACGGTAATATTTTGAACAGTGTTAATTTTCTTTCCTTATTTTTTCAAGACGATTTGATAAACGGAGGCTCCATTGAATGTCATGAAGTCAGAATTAGTGGGTACAATGACCAGCATATCAGGCTGATTGAAGATGCAACTATAAATTCGAATGTAAATATTTACAGCAACATTGCAGGATACAATTATCAATGGTATGTAAACGGGGGCGTAATTCCCGGGGCAAGCAGCGGAACTTTAAATATTAATCCTTTAAGTTCATACAATTACGGTACATTATTTTGCACTACATCTACTGAGGTTTCGCGTACCATAACCATACAAAAAGCTATGCAGGCAGATTTCATTGCCAATCCTGCTTCTGGCAGTGCTCCTCTCACAGTGAATTTTACCGATAATTCTATTTCAAATTTTCTAATCACGTCATGGTATTGGGAATTTGGAGATGGTAGTTTCTCTACATCACAAAATCCGACTCATATATACACTTCGCCAGGTTACTACACAGTTATTTTGACTATTAGCGATTCATATGTTCAGAATACTGAAATAAAAGACAAATTTATATATGTATGTACAACTCCAAATGTCGATTTCATCTTTTCAGATATATGTTTTCAAGACTCAACAATATTTACTGATTTATCAACTTCTGTAAACCATTTCGACTCAAATATTGTTCAATATGCAAGTTCTGTGATAGATTTTAGCACCGAATGGGATCCAATTATTTGTGGTTCTCAGCAAATTCTCGGACAAGCTGATGTATATCCGGTTTATGGCGATCATGAGGAAGCCTGGACTAATTCTACCCCAAACGGACAGCGAGAATTTATTGAACTTGGATTTGCTCAGGCAATGCCAATCAATGCAGTTTGGATATATGAAACTCTCTATCCCGGAACTGTTGATACTGTATATGTGAAAAATCCAAATTCCGGATTATGGGAGATTGTATGGTCAGGAACTGCAAGTATGCAGGCACAGGAAGCAAGAATTTTTGAAGTAGAATTTCCTGTTACAGCTTTTGATGTGTCTGAAATAAGAATTGCTACCAATCCGTTTGTAACTCCTTATTGGAGCGAAATTGATGCAGTTGCAATTGTAAGTCTTGTAGGGCAATTTCCTTACGAAACAGTTAGCTACGAGTGGGATATAGAAAACGACGGAATAGTTCATTATACCAATGCCGGTGATATTAAACATCTCTTTGCAACCGAAGGCTGGCATCAGGTAAGTTTAACTGTTACCAACGATGGGCTTTGCGAAGATGAAATTGTAAAAGATGTTTATATTTCCAATCCTGTTGTGGAGCTTGGCCCTGATACAACTGTTTGTGCCGGCGAAACTGTGATTTTAGATGCAGGCTCCGGTTTCGAATCATATTTTTGGAGCACAGGTGAAACAACTCAATCTATTTCTGTAACTCCCTTTATTTCAACAAATAAAATGGTAGAAGTAACTGATAGTTATGGCTGCATAGCTTTCGATTACAGGGTAATTTACGTAAATCAACTTCCTTCTGTTAGCTTTAGCGGACTCGCTGCAAATTATTGCGAAGACCATCAGGCAGTTACACTTATTGGAAATCCTGCCGGCGGAGTTTTCAGCGGAAGCGGAATTTTGGGGAACAATTTTAATCCAAGTCTTGCCAGTGTTGGAATTCACGATATTAGCTATAGCTACACAAATTTGAACGGCTGCAAAAATTCCGAAATTCAGACTACAGAAGTTTTTGCACTACCTATAATATTTATCGGGAACGATACGAATATTTCTACAATAGAAACCATGTTGTTTGATGCAGGTGCAAATTTTGATGAATATTTATGGAGCGATGGTTCTACTACTCAAACAATCATTATTGATGGTTCTATTCTTGGAGCTGGCATTTTCGATTATTCAGTTAGTGTTACAAATTTGAATAGTTGTGTAACTAATGATTCAATTTCTATAGAAGTAATAGGCGATTCTACATATTCACAAACCATAAATCTATCTACTGGTTGGAGTTTGTTTTCCACATATATATACCCCGATTACCCAAATATTAGTGATGTCCTTTCACTTATTGTAAACGACATTACTATTGTGAAAAACGAAAATGGTGGGGTTTACTGGCCTGTGTATGGAATAAATGTTATTGGTGATCTTACAATAGGAAAAGCCTATATTATTAAAATGCTTAACTCTAACACTTTGACAATTACAGGTACAGCCGCCATTCCTGAAGTTACACCTATTAATTTACAAGTAGGTTGGAGATATTTGGGATACTTGCGTCAAGCTCCTGCTTCAATTGTCATAATGCTTTCAAGCATAGACGGTACATTTGAAATTGTTAAAGATGATGTTGGAAATGTATATTGGCCTTTATATGGCATAAATGTAATTGGAAATCTTGAGCCCGGAAAAGGTTACCAAATCAAAATGAACACAACAACAAGCCTGACATATCCGGCAAATACAGCAAATTTCTCAAAATCAAGTATCCAAATTCTACAACCAAAACATTTCAAAGAAATCCAAAATACCGGCTCAAATATGACCCTTGGCATACCAAAAACAGCCTGGGAAACAGAACCTCTGATTGGCTCAGAAATAGGCATTTTCAGCGATTCCAAAAACTATCGGGAAGGAAAACTTGTAGGTTCATCAGTTTATACTGGAAAAAACCTCGCAATTTCAATTTGGGGCGATGATGGATATTCGCAGGAAATTGATGGCATGATAGGCAAGGAGAATTTTACTATTAAAATTTGGAATGGAAATTCAGTGGATGTGGTAGAAATTGAATCATGGCTTGAAGGCGATGAATTTTATAAAACCAATAAGATTTCAATTGTAGAGAAATTATCAATTGTCAATTATCAATTATCAATTATTAAGCTCTTTCAAAATGCCCCAAACCCATTTTATCAAACTACCAAAATTAGCTTTTATATACCTGAAAAGGCTTTTGTAGAAATTGAATTGTTTAACCTAATTGGTGAGAAAATTCAAACTGTAGATGCAAAAAATTATCCTGCTGGAAATCAATCGATTATTTTCGACAGGAAAAATCTTTCTTCTGGGGTATATTTTTATAAACTTACATCTAATGAATTTGCTGAAACAAAAATTATGAATATAGAATAA